One region of Bosea sp. 29B genomic DNA includes:
- a CDS encoding YeeE/YedE family protein, which produces MSISDDSGALDYEVARRQAGAEPIGLPPLRYIAAAIVATAIAVSIYLVGRHGDPAPQLQLSLILGAAFGVVQQRARFCFFCIWKDWLDRRDPRGLLGILTALAVGLAGYTLIYGAWLPDPTGTRLPPTAHIGPVGPALLLAGLAFGAGMATSGSCISAHLYRLGEGSPTSPFALIGAGLGFILGFLSWNELYLLTISESPVLWLPRQLGYGGALLAGLAVLGAAAWWLLRVGRPSEHGTSDKAQVDPIAAIFLRRWPAWLGGFFVGLIGVAAYLRLSPLGVTAELGSRSRQLAMQFDWLPARLEGLDSFRGCATLIRETLLTPNGLFVAGLVAAAFAAALAAGEFKPRRPTGGHVLRGLVGGTLLGWGTVFGLGCTVGTLLSGISAGAVSGWVFALGLIIGTTVTLKLGRRLRLLD; this is translated from the coding sequence ATGAGCATCTCCGACGATAGCGGCGCGCTGGACTACGAGGTGGCGCGCCGGCAGGCGGGGGCGGAGCCGATCGGGCTGCCGCCCTTGCGCTACATCGCGGCGGCCATCGTTGCCACAGCGATCGCGGTGTCCATCTACCTCGTCGGGCGCCATGGCGATCCGGCGCCGCAGCTGCAGCTCTCGCTGATCCTCGGCGCCGCTTTCGGCGTTGTGCAGCAACGGGCGCGCTTCTGCTTCTTCTGCATCTGGAAGGACTGGCTCGATCGGCGTGATCCGCGTGGGCTGCTCGGCATTCTCACGGCGCTGGCGGTCGGGCTTGCCGGCTACACCCTGATCTATGGCGCCTGGCTGCCCGATCCCACGGGCACGCGCCTGCCGCCGACGGCGCATATCGGCCCGGTCGGCCCGGCACTGCTGCTGGCGGGGCTCGCCTTCGGCGCCGGCATGGCGACCTCCGGCTCCTGCATCAGCGCCCATCTCTACCGGCTGGGCGAGGGCTCGCCGACTTCGCCCTTCGCCCTGATCGGCGCCGGCCTCGGCTTCATCCTCGGCTTCCTGAGCTGGAACGAACTCTATCTCCTGACGATCTCGGAATCGCCCGTGCTGTGGCTGCCGCGGCAGCTCGGCTATGGCGGCGCACTGCTGGCCGGGCTCGCCGTGCTCGGCGCGGCCGCCTGGTGGCTACTGCGGGTTGGCCGGCCGAGCGAGCACGGCACTTCGGACAAGGCGCAGGTCGATCCCATCGCTGCGATCTTCCTGCGGCGCTGGCCAGCCTGGCTTGGTGGCTTCTTCGTCGGGCTGATCGGCGTCGCCGCATATCTTCGCCTGTCGCCGCTCGGCGTTACCGCCGAGCTCGGCTCGCGCTCGCGGCAATTGGCGATGCAGTTCGACTGGCTGCCGGCGCGGCTGGAAGGGCTCGACAGTTTCCGCGGCTGCGCCACCCTGATCCGCGAGACGCTGCTGACGCCGAACGGGCTCTTCGTTGCCGGATTGGTCGCGGCTGCCTTCGCCGCCGCGCTGGCGGCGGGCGAGTTCAAGCCGCGGCGGCCGACCGGCGGGCACGTGCTGCGCGGGTTGGTCGGCGGTACGCTGCTCGGCTGGGGCACGGTGTTCGGCCTCGGCTGCACGGTCGGGACACTGCTCTCGGGCATCTCGGCCGGGGCGGTCTCGGGCTGGGTCTTTGCGCTAGGGTTGATCATCGGCACGACGGTGACGCTGAAGCTTGGGCGGCGGTTGCGACTGCTGGATTGA
- a CDS encoding cation transporter: MTSLESPASTEDEPGHAAPVDPRVARAYRLTIWGIALGILIFAGNVVLWALAISNNQLFKDGVDWVYDVALYGIAALVFGRDERAEKLAALGIGAVMAVAGLHTLYDLWDKILRPRPIELFTLGFSAASAILIAYLIIGVLWRFRGESNPVIKATWLSSRNDAISTSGFALLGLAARLLPVRWPEYLFDIFVAFLCFQATWAIWRATRQSQDRANVSS; this comes from the coding sequence TTGACGAGCCTTGAGAGCCCAGCCTCCACTGAGGACGAGCCCGGCCATGCCGCGCCGGTCGATCCCAGGGTCGCGCGCGCCTATCGGCTGACGATCTGGGGCATCGCGCTCGGCATCCTGATCTTCGCCGGCAATGTCGTGCTCTGGGCGCTGGCGATCAGCAACAATCAATTGTTCAAGGACGGCGTCGACTGGGTCTACGACGTCGCGCTCTACGGCATCGCGGCGCTGGTCTTCGGCCGCGACGAGCGGGCCGAGAAGCTGGCGGCACTCGGCATCGGCGCGGTGATGGCGGTGGCGGGCCTGCACACGCTTTACGATCTCTGGGACAAGATCCTGCGGCCGCGACCCATCGAGCTCTTCACGCTCGGCTTCTCGGCAGCGAGCGCGATCCTGATCGCCTATCTCATCATCGGCGTGCTCTGGCGTTTCCGGGGCGAGTCCAATCCGGTGATCAAGGCGACCTGGCTGTCGAGCCGGAACGATGCGATCTCGACCAGCGGTTTCGCGCTGCTCGGCCTCGCCGCGCGGCTATTGCCAGTGCGCTGGCCGGAATACCTGTTCGACATCTTCGTCGCCTTCCTCTGTTTCCAGGCGACCTGGGCGATCTGGCGCGCGACGAGACAGTCGCAGGATCGGGCGAACGTCTCATCCTAG
- a CDS encoding sulfurtransferase: MSVLSLIRRGAAVLAASLALGGAALAQTGPLVSTEWLEKNLSDPKVRVVEVSVEPGIYERGHIPGAQNIAWHTDLVETISRDIAGPEKFQALARKLGVDKDVTVVLYGDNNNWFAAWGAWVFDIYGLRDNVKLLDGGRKKWELEKRPVATNPVPVKASSFTVGEPNKALRARLTDIVATVEKKSEARVLDIRSPDEFSGKIIAPAGFQELALRAGHIPGSVNVPWARAVNQADGTLKSPEELKKLYAEVGIDGSKPVITSCRIGERSSHTWFILSRVLGYQAANYDGSWTEYGNVVGLPISNPAGTVWGGK, encoded by the coding sequence ATGTCCGTCCTCTCCCTCATCCGCCGCGGTGCGGCTGTGCTGGCCGCGAGCCTTGCGCTCGGCGGCGCGGCGCTGGCCCAGACCGGCCCGCTGGTCTCGACCGAGTGGCTGGAGAAGAACCTCAGCGATCCCAAGGTCAGGGTCGTCGAGGTCAGCGTCGAGCCCGGCATCTATGAGCGCGGCCATATCCCCGGCGCGCAGAACATCGCCTGGCATACCGACCTGGTCGAGACCATATCGCGCGACATCGCCGGCCCCGAGAAGTTCCAGGCGCTGGCCCGCAAGCTCGGCGTCGACAAGGACGTGACCGTCGTCCTCTACGGCGACAACAACAACTGGTTCGCCGCCTGGGGGGCCTGGGTGTTCGACATCTATGGCCTGCGTGACAACGTGAAACTGCTCGATGGCGGTCGCAAGAAATGGGAGCTGGAGAAGCGCCCGGTCGCGACCAATCCGGTGCCGGTCAAGGCCTCCAGTTTCACTGTCGGCGAGCCCAACAAGGCGCTGCGCGCCCGGCTGACCGACATCGTCGCCACCGTCGAGAAGAAGTCCGAGGCGCGCGTCCTCGACATCCGCTCGCCGGACGAGTTCTCCGGCAAGATCATCGCTCCGGCCGGCTTCCAGGAGCTGGCGCTGCGCGCCGGCCATATCCCCGGCTCGGTCAACGTGCCGTGGGCCCGCGCGGTCAACCAGGCCGACGGCACGCTGAAGTCGCCGGAGGAGCTGAAGAAGCTCTATGCCGAGGTCGGCATAGATGGCAGCAAGCCGGTGATCACCTCCTGCCGCATCGGCGAACGCTCGAGCCACACCTGGTTCATCCTCTCGCGCGTGCTCGGCTATCAGGCCGCCAACTATGACGGCTCCTGGACCGAATACGGCAACGTCGTCGGCCTGCCGATCAGCAATCCGGCCGGCACCGTCTGGGGCGGCAAGTAA